One window of the Thermasporomyces composti genome contains the following:
- a CDS encoding TlyA family RNA methyltransferase, with amino-acid sequence MTRRPEGRERAARLDVALVRRGLARSRSHAVELIQAGRVRVGQRRAVKAAMPVPADVVVTVDQDAVEYVSRGGHKLAGALAAFQPQGLRVTGRRCLDAGASTGGFTDVLLRAGASTVVAVDVGHDQLAPSLRAHPAVEVHERTHVRDLTVERIGGPVDLIVADLSFISLTHVLPTLSQLIVDDGDLVPLVKPQFEVGRDGLDRNGVVRDAALRAHAVRKVAHAAAEVGLGVAGVVASPLPGPTGNREYFLWLRRGAAPLDEIELARVFAKETSP; translated from the coding sequence GTGACCAGGCGACCGGAAGGTCGTGAGCGAGCCGCTCGGCTGGACGTGGCATTGGTGCGCCGAGGCTTGGCCCGCTCCCGTTCCCACGCGGTCGAGCTGATCCAGGCAGGTCGAGTGCGGGTCGGCCAGCGCCGAGCCGTCAAGGCGGCTATGCCGGTTCCCGCCGACGTCGTGGTGACGGTCGACCAGGACGCCGTCGAGTACGTCTCTCGTGGCGGCCACAAGCTCGCGGGCGCCCTCGCCGCCTTCCAGCCACAGGGCCTGCGGGTCACCGGTCGGCGGTGCCTGGACGCGGGCGCCTCGACGGGCGGCTTCACCGACGTCCTGCTCCGGGCGGGCGCGTCGACGGTGGTCGCCGTCGACGTCGGTCACGACCAGCTCGCACCCTCGCTCCGCGCCCACCCAGCGGTCGAGGTCCACGAGCGAACCCACGTCCGTGACCTCACCGTGGAACGGATCGGCGGCCCGGTCGACCTCATCGTCGCGGACTTGTCCTTCATCTCCCTCACTCACGTGCTGCCGACCCTGAGCCAGCTGATCGTCGACGACGGTGACCTCGTCCCGCTGGTCAAACCACAGTTCGAGGTGGGGCGCGACGGTCTGGATCGCAACGGGGTGGTTCGTGACGCCGCCCTGCGCGCGCACGCGGTTCGCAAGGTCGCTCACGCTGCCGCGGAGGTCGGGCTCGGCGTCGCTGGCGTGGTCGCCAGCCCGCTACCCGGCCCGACCGGCAACCGGGAGTACTTCCTGTGGCTGCGACGGGGAGCGGCCCCACTCGACGAGATCGAGCTCGCCCGCGTCTTCGCGAAGGAGACGTCACCGTGA